A single Streptomyces sp. 2114.4 DNA region contains:
- a CDS encoding DUF5326 family protein produces the protein MAGKGIFAGLPWWVTWVVVPVVLIVVFGGLITTALGFLIGVLFKVLIAAALIAGVIYLVRRASGSSSSTSKSDW, from the coding sequence GTGGCTGGTAAGGGGATATTCGCAGGACTTCCGTGGTGGGTCACCTGGGTCGTGGTGCCCGTCGTTCTGATCGTCGTCTTCGGCGGACTGATCACCACCGCGCTCGGCTTCCTGATCGGCGTGCTGTTCAAGGTCCTCATAGCGGCAGCCCTGATCGCCGGAGTCATCTACCTCGTCCGCAGGGCCAGTGGCTCTTCCTCGTCCACGTCGAAGAGTGACTGGTAA
- a CDS encoding YibE/F family protein translates to MRRSEQGAPSSCNDRAVSTHESRHPAAVHSHAHGHGPAAPVSRHLRQVIAAVLIPFAAAVAVGLVVLWPGGAPPHKPSGVGFDQPTEQARVVKVAEVNCADVHAEQQPPSPTGQPPAGGETKGKPCQQATIKVTTGENAGRTFQAVVTPDALRHYTTGQEVVVAYSPKAPKDLQYAVSDVDRTVPMWVLAALFACAVVIVGRLRGVLALVALAASFVVLTLFILPAILQGSNPLVVAVVGGSAIMLIALYLCHGLTARTSVAVLGTLASLLLIGLLGSVFINWALLTGNTDDTTGLVHGLYPDIEIRGLLLAGIIIGSLGVLDDVTVTQTAAVWELKEADPSAGWRKLYGAAMRIGRDHIASVVNTLVLAYAGAALPLLLLFSIAQSSVGTVATSEVVAEEVIRTLVGSIGLVAAVPLTTLLAALVVSADRKGPGTPGGDGGPGAVRQSGADSGAVVGAGKPTGATESRTSRRGGRGRRRKR, encoded by the coding sequence ATGCGCCGGAGTGAACAGGGGGCCCCGAGTTCTTGCAATGATCGGGCGGTGAGCACTCACGAGTCCCGCCACCCTGCCGCCGTGCACTCACACGCGCACGGCCATGGCCCTGCCGCGCCCGTCTCCCGGCATCTGCGCCAGGTCATCGCGGCCGTACTGATCCCCTTTGCCGCCGCGGTGGCGGTCGGTCTGGTCGTGCTCTGGCCAGGCGGCGCGCCTCCCCACAAGCCGTCCGGTGTCGGCTTCGACCAGCCCACGGAGCAGGCCCGAGTCGTCAAAGTGGCGGAGGTGAACTGCGCGGACGTCCATGCCGAGCAGCAGCCCCCCTCTCCGACAGGACAGCCACCGGCCGGGGGAGAGACCAAGGGCAAGCCCTGTCAGCAGGCGACGATCAAGGTCACCACGGGAGAGAACGCCGGACGCACCTTCCAGGCGGTGGTGACGCCGGACGCCCTGCGGCACTACACCACCGGCCAGGAGGTGGTGGTGGCGTACTCCCCCAAGGCGCCGAAGGATTTGCAGTATGCGGTCAGCGATGTCGACCGGACCGTCCCGATGTGGGTACTGGCCGCCCTCTTCGCGTGCGCGGTGGTGATCGTCGGCCGACTGCGTGGAGTACTGGCACTGGTGGCGCTGGCGGCCAGCTTTGTGGTCCTGACGCTGTTCATCCTCCCGGCGATCCTGCAGGGTTCCAACCCGCTGGTGGTGGCAGTGGTCGGGGGAAGCGCGATCATGCTGATCGCGCTGTATCTGTGCCATGGCCTGACGGCCCGTACGTCGGTGGCCGTACTCGGCACGCTCGCCTCGCTGCTGCTGATCGGGCTGCTCGGGTCGGTGTTCATCAACTGGGCGCTGCTGACCGGCAATACGGACGATACGACGGGGCTGGTGCACGGCCTGTACCCCGACATCGAGATCCGCGGCCTGCTGCTCGCCGGGATCATCATCGGGTCGCTGGGTGTGCTCGACGATGTGACGGTGACGCAGACCGCCGCGGTCTGGGAACTCAAGGAGGCCGACCCGTCGGCCGGCTGGCGCAAGCTCTACGGCGCCGCGATGCGGATCGGCCGGGACCACATCGCGTCCGTCGTCAACACCCTTGTGCTGGCCTACGCGGGCGCCGCACTGCCCTTGCTTTTGCTGTTCTCGATCGCACAGAGCAGTGTCGGCACGGTTGCCACGAGCGAAGTGGTCGCGGAGGAGGTCATCCGCACCCTCGTGGGCAGCATCGGGCTGGTTGCCGCAGTGCCGCTGACGACGTTGCTGGCGGCACTGGTGGTCTCGGCGGACCGGAAGGGGCCGGGCACGCCGGGCGGCGACGGCGGGCCCGGAGCCGTCCGGCAATCCGGGGCGGATTCCGGGGCCGTGGTGGGCGCCGGCAAGCCGACGGGCGCCACGGAGAGCCGCACGAGCCGTCGCGGGGGACGCGGCAGGCGCCGTAAGCGGTGA
- a CDS encoding phage holin family protein, translated as MKHFLVKTIANAAALAVAIWLLKDITLTGENTGRKILTLILVALIFGLVNFLVKPVVKLLSFPLFILTLGLITLVVNALMLLLTSWLAGKADLAFHVDGFWTALLGGVIISIVAWAMHVILPDED; from the coding sequence ATGAAGCATTTTCTGGTCAAGACGATCGCCAATGCCGCGGCGCTTGCCGTGGCCATCTGGCTGCTCAAGGACATCACGCTCACCGGTGAGAACACCGGCCGCAAGATACTCACTCTGATCCTGGTCGCGCTGATCTTCGGGCTGGTCAATTTCCTGGTCAAGCCCGTGGTGAAGCTGCTGTCCTTCCCGCTGTTCATCCTCACGCTCGGCCTGATCACACTGGTCGTGAATGCGCTGATGCTGCTGCTGACCTCCTGGCTCGCCGGCAAGGCCGACCTCGCCTTCCATGTGGACGGCTTCTGGACGGCCCTGCTCGGCGGCGTGATCATCTCCATCGTCGCCTGGGCGATGCATGTGATCCTTCCCGACGAGGACTGA
- a CDS encoding SsgA family sporulation/cell division regulator — MTDTVQAEVIMSFVVSEELAFRIPVELDFASADPYAVRLTFDLPGDAPVTWAFGRELLLDGLSRPSGEGDVRIEPASPAHLSDVFISLQVGAERALFRVSAAPLVAFLDRTDRLVPLGKEEVCDTLEAVLDRILTEAPAG, encoded by the coding sequence ATGACCGACACAGTTCAGGCAGAAGTGATCATGAGCTTCGTCGTTTCGGAGGAGCTCGCGTTCCGGATTCCGGTGGAGCTGGACTTCGCCAGCGCCGATCCGTACGCCGTCCGCCTCACCTTCGATCTGCCCGGCGACGCGCCCGTGACCTGGGCGTTCGGTCGAGAGCTACTGCTGGACGGGCTGAGCCGGCCGTCCGGTGAGGGGGATGTGCGTATCGAGCCGGCCTCCCCCGCGCACCTCAGTGATGTCTTCATCAGCCTTCAAGTCGGCGCCGAACGCGCGCTGTTCCGGGTCAGCGCGGCTCCGCTGGTCGCCTTCCTCGACCGTACGGACCGGCTCGTACCTCTGGGCAAGGAAGAGGTCTGCGACACCCTGGAGGCCGTACTGGACCGGATCCTCACGGAGGCACCGGCCGGCTGA
- a CDS encoding cupin domain-containing protein, producing MKAFRLDELEAERAANDGAYLQFLRERNMSVGLYALDAGSIDPQQPHAQDEVYLVVSGRAAITVGTETQSVARGSVVYVPAGVPHKFHHISEDLRVMVVFSPPES from the coding sequence ATGAAGGCTTTCAGACTGGATGAGCTGGAAGCGGAACGGGCCGCGAACGACGGCGCGTATCTGCAGTTCCTCCGGGAACGCAACATGTCGGTCGGGCTGTACGCACTGGACGCCGGCAGCATCGATCCGCAGCAGCCGCACGCCCAGGACGAGGTGTATCTCGTGGTCAGCGGCCGGGCGGCGATCACCGTCGGGACAGAGACCCAGTCGGTGGCCCGGGGCAGTGTGGTCTACGTGCCGGCCGGGGTGCCCCATAAGTTCCATCACATCAGCGAGGATCTCCGGGTGATGGTGGTCTTCTCTCCTCCTGAGAGCTAA